CCAGGCTGACGTATCCGTGGAACACGCTGCCCAGGAGGCGGACGGCGTGTGTCTCGTCAGGCTCCGCGATGTCGTAGCCCCGCAGGATGGCCCGCGTCATCAGCGAGTGCCGGGGTGCCGCGCTCGCGGCGGCCGTCTCCGGGTCGAGCCTGAGCTGGGCCGCCGCGTAACGGCCGGGGTGTTCGCGTGCGTAGTCGCGGTAGACGTCGGCGAAGGCGGTCAGCGCGTCCCGTCCGGCGCGGCCCGCCAGGGCGGCGGCTGCCCGGTCGGCCATTTCCTCCAGTGCGAGCAGAGCGATCCGCGTCCTCAGCTCCTGGGAGTTCTTCAGGTGCGAGTAGAGGCTCGCGACCTTGACGTCGAACTGCCGGGCGAGCGCGGAAAGGGTCACCTGGTCGAAGCCGGCGGTGTCGGCCATCTCCGCCCCCGCCCGGACCAGTTTCTCCGCAGTGAGTCCCGCGCGTGCCATGACCTCCCCCTCATCTGCCTGATCGATTTATTCATTTGCCTACAGGCTTTAGGTAAATTAGCATAGCGTTCATGAATCCGCTGACTGAACAAGAGATCCGCGCCGCGTTCGTGAACTGCAGCAAGGGCGAGGCGAAGCGTCTGGCCGTTCCGCGCGACCTGGCGGACCGCGAGTGGGACGACCTGGACTTTCTCGGCTGGCGCGACCCCCAGGCGCCCGACCGCGCCTACCTCGTCACGGAATCGGAGGGCCGCCCGAAGGCGATCGTGCTGCGCAGCTCCGGCGCGGTGGCCGGCCGCCAGCGACGGAGCATGTGCTCGATGTGCCTGACCACGCACTCGGGCGGCGTCTCCCTGATGGTCGCCCCGAAGGCCGGCAAGGCGGGACAGCAGGGCAACTCGGTGGGCGCCTACCTCTGCAGCGACCTCGCCTGCTCCCTGTACGTCCGGGGCAAGAAGGACGCGGGCCCCGGCGCCCGGCTGCGCGAGTCGCTCACGCTGGAGGAGAAGATCGGGCGGACCTCCGCGAACATCGCCGCGTTCCTCGCCCAGGTGACGGCGTGACGGCGTGACGGCGTGACGGTTGCGAACGGTGCGGGTGCCCGGACGGGCGGCTCACGCCTGCCGGGCGACCCGGCGGGCCCACATCACCAGGGGTACCTGGAGCGGCACGCGCGCGTAGGCCAGGGCGCGTTGCGGTGCGGGGCGGTGGCGCCAGTCGGCCGCCATCTTCACGTTGCCGGGGAGCACGGCCACGAAGAACGCGGCGGCCCCGAGAGCCGCCACACGGCGGGTCCGCGGAGCGAGAACGCCCGCCGCGAGGGCGAGTTCGACGCCGGCGCTCGCGTACGTCCAGGTGCGCGGGGTTCCCGGCAGGGTGCTCGGGACGAGTGAGTCGAAGGGGCGGGGCGCCGCGAGGTGCAGCGCTCCCGCACCGGCCAGCAGAGCGGCCAGGGCGACGGCGGAACGGTGGGTCATGTGGTGCCTCCTGCGGGGGAGTGGCGTACCGGAGGGCCAATCCTGCCCCTGTCGTCCGGCTTCGACGCGCGGGCGGGGGTGAGGAGGGCGCTCAAATCCAGTTGCCCCAGCCGAACGTGGCGATGCAGGCCCGCCGGACGGCGTCCCGGCCGCGACCGCTGCCGATGTGAATCACCGCCAGCGCGAGAAGGAACCACGCCGAGAAGGCGCCGCCGATGATCAAGGTCCATCGTGGGCCGGAGAGACTGGCGACCACGATCAGGGTTATGACCGTCACGCCGAGGCCGATGTGGGCGGCAGGCAGGTCCGAGCGCAGCGCCTCGCGCACGGAGTGGCGTTCTCGCCGCATGTCCTGGGTGTACCGGGCGCGAGCCGCGCCGTCGGCGTCACCCCGGTCGAAGGAGCTGTGCTCCATGCGTGCCCCCCTGCGGATCTTCACCAGTGGCTGTGGTCCCGGCAGACTATGGGCGGCCGTCGCCGGCCGTCACGCCGGGGCCCCGCCCCCTTCCTGATCCGATCCGGGGCAGCGGAGGCCCTGAGGGCGTTCGCCGGTGCCGTGTTCAGGCGCCGGGAACCGTCTGGTGCACCTGCCGCAGGAAGGCCGCGTTGTCGGGCGTCTTGCGGACCTTGTCCAGTACGGCTTCGAGCGCGGCCTTGCTGTCCCGGCCGTGCAGGGCGCGACGCAGTCCGTGCGTTGCCGTCAACTCCGCTTCGGAGAGCAGGAGTTCCTCCCGTCGTGTGCCGGAGGGTGCGATGTCGATCGCAGGGAAGATTCGACGGTCGGCCAGTGCGCGGTCCAGGCGGAGTTCCATGTTGCCGGTGCCCTTGAGCTCCTCGAAGAAGAAGTCGTCCGCGCGCGATCCGGTCTCCACCAGCGCTGTCGCCAGGATGGTCAGCGAGCCGCCCTCCTCGGTCAGTCGCGCCGCCCCGAACAGCTTCTTCGGGCCTTGGAGCGCCGCCGCGTCGACGCCGCCGCTCAGCGTGCGCCCACCGGGGCCCGCCGCGTTGTTGTGGGCCCGGCAGAGCCGGGTGAGCGAGTCGAGGAGGATGACGACGTCCTGTCCCTGCTCCACGAGCCGCTTGCCCCGCTCCACGGCCAGGTTGGCCAGTGCGATGTGCTCCTTCGCCGGACGGTCGAACGTGGAGGCGAGCACGTCGCCGCGCACCGACCGGCGCATGTCCGTGACCTCCTCGGGGCGCTCGTCGAGCAGCACCACCATGAGATGGCATTCCGGGTGGTTCGTCGCGACGGCCGCCGCCAGTTGCTGGAGCAGCACCGTCTTGCCGGTCTTGGGAGGAGCGACGATCAGACCACGCTGTCCCTTGCCGACCGGCGCGATCAGGTCGACGAGGCGGGGCGCCGGTCCGCCCGTACGGGTCTCCAGGCGCAGCCGTTCCCGGGGGTGCAGCGGCGTCAGTTCGTGGAAGTGCGGGCGTGGGCGAAGGGCCTGCGGGGGCAGCCCGTTGACAAGGTCGACGACGGTGAGCGCGCCCGGACGGTCGCAGCCGCCCTGGACGAAGTCGCCCTTGCGCAGCCCGTACCTGCTGATCAACGCGGCCGGGACGCGGACGTCGCCGGGGGCAGGATGCCCGTGCGGTCCGCGCAGCATGCCGTGGCCGCTCTCCGGGGTGTCGAGGACACCGGCGGCGGCGACGGGCGCGTGCTGGGCGGATACGGGGCGTTCGAGTGTGGTGGTCACGGGGATGTCCTTTCGGGGACGGAAGAGTGTGAGAGCCCGGTGCGGGCGGCCCGGAGGCGGTGGTTGCGCGCCTCGACGCGCGCCGCGCGGACCGGCATCGCGGGGAGCGGTGAACGCGTCACGCCGTGTGTGTCACGGGCACGACGGGCCGGCTCGGCGCGTGCGGGAAAAGAAAGATGTGAGTTGCTTCGGGAGCGAGCTGAATCGCGGGTCGTGACTCGACAGGTGCGACAGCGATGAAGAGGAATCGGCACCGGCGTCCCGACGGGGACGTACACGAGTGCTTTTTCGGAGAGTACCACGATGGGAGCTCGCAGGGAACGGTGTTCCGCCTGGTTTCCACGAGCGCGGGCCGTGGCGGGCCCCCGTGACGGGGGAGGGGAGCCCGAGGAGCCGGCGGCGGCCCGGCGCGTCCGCGCGGCGGCCCGCCGCCGGGGCTGCCCCCGCGCGACCGTTACGGGGCCCGCCACGGCCGGGCTTCCAGGGAGTGGACACCCCCGCCCGTAACCCCGCCCGGGCGTCCGGACCGCCCGTCACCCGCGCCCGGAACCGCCCCGGAACGCCGCGAGGATCTCCTCGGCGGCCAGCGTCGCCGTCAGACCGCCCTCGCGCACCCGCCGTTCCAGCTCCGGCGCGCGCGCCCGTACGTCCGGGTGGGAGCGCAGGCTCTCCAGCAGTTCGTCCCGGACCATGCTCCACGTCCAGTCCACCTGCTGCTCGCTCCGCTTCGCCGCCAGGCGCCCCGTCGATTCCAGCAGGGTGCGGTGCTGCACCAAGCTCTCCCACACCGTGTCCAGGCCCGTCGCCTCACGTGCGCTGCAGGTGAGGACCGGCGGGGTCCACGCCGCGTCGGCGGGGTGCATCAGCCTCAGGGCGCCCGCGAGTTCGCGTGCGGCCGAGCGGGCCTCGCGTTCGTGCGGGCCGTCCGCCTTGTTCACCGTGATGACGTCCGCCAGTTCCAGAACGCCCTTCTTGATGCCCTGGAGCTGGTCGCCCGTACGCGCCAGGGTGAGGAGGAGGAAGGTGTCGACCATCCGCGCCACCGCGGTCTCCGACTGGCCGACGCCGACCGTCTCCACCAGCACCACGTCGTAACCCGCCGCCTCCATCACCACCATGGACTCGCGGGTCGCCTTCGCCACCCCGCCCAGCGTGCCGGCCGAGGGCGACGGGCGGACGAACGCGCGAGGGTCCACGGAGAGGCGCTCCATCCGGGTCTTGTCACCCAGGATGGAGCCGCCGGTCCGGGTGGACGACGGGTCCACGGCGAGCACCGCGACCCGGTGCCCCAGCCCCGTGAGCAGGGTGCCGAGCGCGTCGATGAAGGTCGACTTGCCGACCCCGGGCACCCCGCTGATCCCCACCCGACGGGCCCGGCCCGCGTGCGGCAGCAATCTGCTCAGCAACTCCTGGGCCAGCACCCGGTGGTCGGGGCGGGAGGACTCGACGAGGGTGATGGCGCGCGCGACGAACGCGCGCTTCCCGTCGAGTACCCCCTTCGCGTAACTCTCGATGTCGATCGTCGGCGCCATCGGTTCAGCGGCTCACAGCTCGTGGCCGAGCGCCGTACCGAGCCGCCGCACCAAGTCGTACGCGGCGTCCGGGATGACCGTGCCCGGCGGGAAGACGGAGGCGGCGCCCGCCTCGTGCAGGGCCTCGACGTCCTGCGGCGGGATCACCCCGCCCACCACGATCATGATGTCCTCGCGCCCCTCGGCCGCCAGCTCCTCCCGCAGCGCGGGAACGAGCGTGAGGTGACCGGCGGCCAGCGACGAGACGCCCACGATGTGCACGTCCGCCTCGACCGCCTGCCGCGCCACCTCGGCGGGCGTCTGGAACAGCGGGCCGACGTCCACGTCGAAGCCCAGGTCGGCGAAGGCCGACGCGATCACCTTCTGGCCGCGGTCGTGGCCGTCCTGGCCCATCTTCGCCACCAGGATGCGCGGGCGGCGGCCCTCCGCCTCCTCGAAGGCGTCGACCAACTCGCGGGTGCGGTCCACCGACGGGGACTCTCCTGCCTCTTTGCGGTACACCCCGGAGATCGTACGGATCTGGCCGGCGTGGCGTCCGTACACCTTCTCCAGCGCGTCCGAGATCTCGCCGACCGTGGCCATGGCACGTGCCGCGTCCACCGCCAGCGCCAGCAGGTTGTCCTCCAGATCGGGGCCCGGGGCTCGCCCGGCCGCCTCGGTCAGCGCGCGCAGCGCGTCCTGGCAGGCGCTCTCGTCCCGTTCCGCCCGCAGGCGCCGCAGCTTCTCGATCTGCTGGGTGCGCACGGAGGAGTTGTCGACCGAGCGGACGTCGATCTTCTCGTCCGTCTCCACGCGGTACTTGTTGACCCCGATGACCGGCTGACGGCCCGAGTCGATGCGTGCCTGGGTCCGGGCGGCGGCCTCCTCGATCCTCAGCTTGGGGATGCCCGCGTCGATGGCCTTCGCCATGCCGCCGGCCGCCTCGACCTCCTCGATGTGCTGCCAGGCCCGCCGCGCCAGGTCGTACGTCAGCTTCTCCACGTAGGCGCTGCCGCCCCACGGGTCGATGACCCGCCCGGTGCCGGACTCCTGCTGGAGGAGCAGCTGCGTGTTGCGGGCGATGCGCGCCGAGAAGTCGGTGGGCAACGCGAGCGCCTCGTCCAGCGCGTTGGTGTGCAGGGACTGCGTGTGCCCCTGGGTGGCGGCCATCGCCTCCACGCAGGTGCGGGTGACGTTGTTGAACACGTCCTGAGCGGTCAGCGACCAGCCGGAGGTCTGCGAATGGGTGCGCAGCGAGAGGGACTTGGGGTTCTTGGGCTCGAACTCCCCGACCAGCTTGGCCCAGAGCAGCCGGGCCGCCCGGAGCTTGGCGATCTCCATGAAGAAGTTCATGCCGATCGCCCAGAAGAACGACAGCCGGGGCGCGAACGCGTCCACGTCCAGACCCGCGTCCCGCCCGGCCCGCAGGTACTCCACCCCGTCCGCCAGGGTGTAGGCCAGTTCCAGGTCGGCCGTGGCCCCGGCCTCCTGGATGTGGTACCCGGAGATGGAGATCGAGTTGTAACGCGGCATCTTCCGCGAGGTGTACGCGAAGATGTCCGAGATGATCCGCATGGAGGGGCCCGGCGGATAGATGTAGGTGTTGCGGACCATGAACTCCTTGAGGATGTCGTTCTGGATGGTCCCGGCCAGCTTCTCGGGCGGTACGCCCTGCTCCTCGGCGGCCACGATGTACAGCGCCAGCACGGGCAGCACCGCGCCGTTCATCGTCATCGACACCGACATCCGGTCCAGCGGGATGCCGTCGAACAACTGGCGCATGTCGAGGATCGAGTCGATCGCCACCCCCGCCATGCCGACGTCCCCGGTCACCCGGGGGTGGTCGCTGTCGTACCCCCGGTGCGTGGGCAGGTCGAAGGCGACCGAGAGCCCCTTCTGGCCGGCCGCGAGGTTGCGCCGGTAGAAGGCGTTGGACTCCTCGGCCGTGGAGAAACCGGCGTACTGACGGATCGTCCACGGCTGGTTGACGTACATCGTCGGGTACGGGCCGCGCAGGTACGGGGCGATGCCGGGGAAGGTGTCGAGGAAGTCGACGCCCGCCAGATCGGCCTCGGTGTACAGCGGCTTGACGGTGATGCCCTCGGGGGTCTCCCACAGCAGGTCGTCCACCGAACTGCCGGTCGACTCCTTCACCGCGGCCCGCCAGTGGTCGGCCGAGGGCGGCTGGGGAGTGTCCCCGTCCAGGGGCACCGCGGAGAAGTCCGGCACGGGGCTCGCGGCTGCCCCGGACGTGCCTGCGGCTTCGGGGTTCACGGGGTTCCGCATCACGCCACTCCCAGTCGGTCGAGTTCGAAGGAGAGCACGGCGACGGCGTCGCAGCCCGCGAAGACGTAGGCGTCGACCCCGTCCATCTCGGCGGGGCGGCCGGCGAGCAGCACCCGGCCGGCCCCGGCGGCCACGAGCGCCGCGGCGACCCCGGCCGCCTCCTGCTCGTACACCGCGTCCGACGAGCAGAGGCAGGCGACGGACGCACCGGACGCGGCGAAGGCGTCCGCGGCCGTGACGGCGTCCACGGTCGCCGGCCGGTGGATCGTCTCGATGCCGCCGGCCTGGAAGAGGTTGGCGGCGAAGGAGGCACGGGCGGTGTGCGCCGACGCCGGACCGAGGGCCGCCAGGAAGATCTTCGGGCGGGCACCGGTCGCTGCCAGATGGGCGTCCGACCGGCTCCGCAGCGCCTCGAACGCCTCGTCGCGGCGGACCTTCGGCAGGCCTCCGGACGGCGCAGGGGGCGCCGCCTCGCGTTCCACCGGCGGTTCGGCCAGGTGCGGGAACTCGCTGACCCCCGTCACCGGCTCCTTGCGGCGCGCCAGGTCCCGGGAGCGCTTCTCCCAGGCCGCGGCGAGCCGTTCGGCGACCAGCCCCGAGGCGGCGGCCGCCTCCTGGCCGCCCGCGGCCTCGATCTCCTGGAAGAACGCCCAGGCGGCGACGGCCAGTTCCTCGGTGAGGCGCTCCACGTACCAGGAGCCGCCCGCCGGGTCGACGACCCGTGCCAGGTGCGACTCCTCCATCAGGATGGTGGAGGTGTTCCGGGCGATCCGCCGGGCGAAGGCGTCCGGCAGTCCGAGCGCCTCGTCGAAGGGGAGGACGGTCACCGCGTCCGCGCCACCGACCCCGGCACCCAGACAGGCGAGCGTGGTGCGGAGCATGTTCACCCAGGGGTCGCGCCGCGTCATCATCACCGACGAGGTCACCGCGTGCTGCCGCTGCGCACCCGCGCCGGGCGCCCCGCAGGCCTGAGCGACCCGCGCCCACAGCCGGCGCGCGGCCCGCAGCTTGGCGATCGTCAGGAACTGGTCGGCGGTCGCCGCGTAGCGGAACTCCAGCTGCGAGCAGGCCGCCTCGACGGACAGCCCGGCGGCGGTCAGCGCCCGGAGGTACGCCACCCCGGTGGCGAGCGAGAGGCCAAGCTCCTGGGCGGCGCCGCCACCGGCCTCGTGGTAGGGCAGCGCGTCCACGCTCAGCGCCCGCAGCCCCGGCCACTCCCCGGCGCACCGGGCGGCCCACTCGACGGCCGTGGTGAGGTCGGGCTTGGCACCCGTACGGGCCGACCGGCCCAGCGGGTCGATGCCGAGCCCGCCGCGTACGGCCTCCGGGGCGACACCCCGGTCCGCGTACAGCCGCAGCAGCTCCGCCGCCGCATGGGAGTCGTCCCCGGCGTCGAGGGTGAGCGGGGCGAGGTCGAGGAGGACGCCGTCCAGCGCCCGCTCCAGGCCGGAGACGGGTACGCCGCCGGGGCCGCCGACACCGAGCCACAGCGAGGTGACGCCGTTCTCCAGGTCGGCGAGCAGGGCCTCGTTGAGCCGGGCCGGGTCGGTCAGCGCGTGGCGCTGCCGCACGTCCCAGCCGCCTGCCGCGTTCCCGGCAGGTCCGCCGCCCCGGGTGAAGGGCGCGAAGCCGGGCAGCCCGGCCGGGGGCGCGCTGTCCCGGGAGGTGTACAGGGGGCGGGTGATGAGCCCGTCTTCCAGCGTCGTGGACAGGGCTTCCAGCGCGGCCTCACCCGTGACGTCCTTGCCCGACTTGCGCAGCACGCCCTCGACGAGGGTCTGCCACTGGTCCGGGGAGGCGTCAGCGAATTCGGCGGCCAGGGGGAGCCCGTCAGCAGGCAGGACCGTCATGCCCAGATGCTAGGGCAGTCCGGTGACGATCCAGCAGAGGGAGCCGCTGTGACCTATCCCTCTCCGATGCGCGTCCGTGCCCTCACGGAGCGTGTCGCGGGGCAGCCGTGGGCGACTGCCGGACAGTCGGGGTGGTCGTGGGCGGCGGCAGGGCGTGACAGCGGGGTCCGACGGACCAGGTGACGGGTGGCGATCCGGTTCCGCCCTCGGGGGCACCGTCCGCCACCGTCCGACGGACCGGCGGCTTACGGTCGGCCGACGCGTGCCCCGTCATTCGATCGGGCGATGCGGCCGGCGCCCGGGCAGGGCCGGGAGCCGGGTCGGGGGAGGGGGCGGGCAGCGGGCCCCGGTCGTCGGCGGACCGGTCCGCTCCGGCGCTCTCCGTTGTCGAATCGCCCCTGGCGTGCGACGTTGATAGGCAAATGCGTAAAACGTCGGGAAAGAGGCAGTTCATCGTGCAGACCGCCCGGGCCGTCCCGGCCACCACCGTCGTCAACCTGCGGGACCTCGGTGGCATCGCCCTGAGCCACGGCCAGCGGGTGCGGCAGGGCATCCTCCTGCGCTCGGGTCAGCTGAGCGAACTCGATCCGGAGCACGACATGGCGGTCGTCGCGCTCGGTGTCCGTACGGTGGTCGACCTGCGGACCGCCGACGAACGGCACTGGGCACCGGACCGGCTGCCGCCGAGGGCCCGGCTCTTCGTGGCGGACGTACTGGGCGGCAACCCTGGTGTCGCCCCCGCCCGGCTCAGGGCCCTCCTCGCCGATCCGGCCGCCGCGGAGGAGGCGCTGGGAGGGGGAAGGGCCGAGGAGGTCTTCGCGCAGACGTACCGCCAGATGGTGCTCTCCCCG
The DNA window shown above is from Streptomyces sp. NBC_00247 and carries:
- a CDS encoding TetR/AcrR family transcriptional regulator, producing MARAGLTAEKLVRAGAEMADTAGFDQVTLSALARQFDVKVASLYSHLKNSQELRTRIALLALEEMADRAAAALAGRAGRDALTAFADVYRDYAREHPGRYAAAQLRLDPETAAASAAPRHSLMTRAILRGYDIAEPDETHAVRLLGSVFHGYVSLEASGGFSHSAPDPQESWIWALDRLDALLRNWAAR
- a CDS encoding FBP domain-containing protein — translated: MNPLTEQEIRAAFVNCSKGEAKRLAVPRDLADREWDDLDFLGWRDPQAPDRAYLVTESEGRPKAIVLRSSGAVAGRQRRSMCSMCLTTHSGGVSLMVAPKAGKAGQQGNSVGAYLCSDLACSLYVRGKKDAGPGARLRESLTLEEKIGRTSANIAAFLAQVTA
- a CDS encoding DoxX family protein produces the protein MTHRSAVALAALLAGAGALHLAAPRPFDSLVPSTLPGTPRTWTYASAGVELALAAGVLAPRTRRVAALGAAAFFVAVLPGNVKMAADWRHRPAPQRALAYARVPLQVPLVMWARRVARQA
- the rho gene encoding transcription termination factor Rho, producing MTTTLERPVSAQHAPVAAAGVLDTPESGHGMLRGPHGHPAPGDVRVPAALISRYGLRKGDFVQGGCDRPGALTVVDLVNGLPPQALRPRPHFHELTPLHPRERLRLETRTGGPAPRLVDLIAPVGKGQRGLIVAPPKTGKTVLLQQLAAAVATNHPECHLMVVLLDERPEEVTDMRRSVRGDVLASTFDRPAKEHIALANLAVERGKRLVEQGQDVVILLDSLTRLCRAHNNAAGPGGRTLSGGVDAAALQGPKKLFGAARLTEEGGSLTILATALVETGSRADDFFFEELKGTGNMELRLDRALADRRIFPAIDIAPSGTRREELLLSEAELTATHGLRRALHGRDSKAALEAVLDKVRKTPDNAAFLRQVHQTVPGA
- the meaB gene encoding methylmalonyl Co-A mutase-associated GTPase MeaB, yielding MAPTIDIESYAKGVLDGKRAFVARAITLVESSRPDHRVLAQELLSRLLPHAGRARRVGISGVPGVGKSTFIDALGTLLTGLGHRVAVLAVDPSSTRTGGSILGDKTRMERLSVDPRAFVRPSPSAGTLGGVAKATRESMVVMEAAGYDVVLVETVGVGQSETAVARMVDTFLLLTLARTGDQLQGIKKGVLELADVITVNKADGPHEREARSAARELAGALRLMHPADAAWTPPVLTCSAREATGLDTVWESLVQHRTLLESTGRLAAKRSEQQVDWTWSMVRDELLESLRSHPDVRARAPELERRVREGGLTATLAAEEILAAFRGGSGRG
- the scpA gene encoding methylmalonyl-CoA mutase — translated: MRNPVNPEAAGTSGAAASPVPDFSAVPLDGDTPQPPSADHWRAAVKESTGSSVDDLLWETPEGITVKPLYTEADLAGVDFLDTFPGIAPYLRGPYPTMYVNQPWTIRQYAGFSTAEESNAFYRRNLAAGQKGLSVAFDLPTHRGYDSDHPRVTGDVGMAGVAIDSILDMRQLFDGIPLDRMSVSMTMNGAVLPVLALYIVAAEEQGVPPEKLAGTIQNDILKEFMVRNTYIYPPGPSMRIISDIFAYTSRKMPRYNSISISGYHIQEAGATADLELAYTLADGVEYLRAGRDAGLDVDAFAPRLSFFWAIGMNFFMEIAKLRAARLLWAKLVGEFEPKNPKSLSLRTHSQTSGWSLTAQDVFNNVTRTCVEAMAATQGHTQSLHTNALDEALALPTDFSARIARNTQLLLQQESGTGRVIDPWGGSAYVEKLTYDLARRAWQHIEEVEAAGGMAKAIDAGIPKLRIEEAAARTQARIDSGRQPVIGVNKYRVETDEKIDVRSVDNSSVRTQQIEKLRRLRAERDESACQDALRALTEAAGRAPGPDLEDNLLALAVDAARAMATVGEISDALEKVYGRHAGQIRTISGVYRKEAGESPSVDRTRELVDAFEEAEGRRPRILVAKMGQDGHDRGQKVIASAFADLGFDVDVGPLFQTPAEVARQAVEADVHIVGVSSLAAGHLTLVPALREELAAEGREDIMIVVGGVIPPQDVEALHEAGAASVFPPGTVIPDAAYDLVRRLGTALGHEL
- a CDS encoding methylmalonyl-CoA mutase family protein, with product MTVLPADGLPLAAEFADASPDQWQTLVEGVLRKSGKDVTGEAALEALSTTLEDGLITRPLYTSRDSAPPAGLPGFAPFTRGGGPAGNAAGGWDVRQRHALTDPARLNEALLADLENGVTSLWLGVGGPGGVPVSGLERALDGVLLDLAPLTLDAGDDSHAAAELLRLYADRGVAPEAVRGGLGIDPLGRSARTGAKPDLTTAVEWAARCAGEWPGLRALSVDALPYHEAGGGAAQELGLSLATGVAYLRALTAAGLSVEAACSQLEFRYAATADQFLTIAKLRAARRLWARVAQACGAPGAGAQRQHAVTSSVMMTRRDPWVNMLRTTLACLGAGVGGADAVTVLPFDEALGLPDAFARRIARNTSTILMEESHLARVVDPAGGSWYVERLTEELAVAAWAFFQEIEAAGGQEAAAASGLVAERLAAAWEKRSRDLARRKEPVTGVSEFPHLAEPPVEREAAPPAPSGGLPKVRRDEAFEALRSRSDAHLAATGARPKIFLAALGPASAHTARASFAANLFQAGGIETIHRPATVDAVTAADAFAASGASVACLCSSDAVYEQEAAGVAAALVAAGAGRVLLAGRPAEMDGVDAYVFAGCDAVAVLSFELDRLGVA